A part of Prionailurus viverrinus isolate Anna chromosome E1, UM_Priviv_1.0, whole genome shotgun sequence genomic DNA contains:
- the MRPS23 gene encoding 28S ribosomal protein S23, mitochondrial isoform X2, with the protein MAGSRLQTVGSVFSRTRDLIRAGVLKEKPLWFDIYNAFPPLREPVFRRPRLRYGKAKAAIQDILYPEDRIRAKFYSAYGSGQKAFDLFNPNFKSTCQQFVEKYVELQKLGETDEEKLFVETGKALLAEGVILRRVGEARTQKAGSHVSWESEPPDVKSQTVLENNKPLPEALQGQHMEPSEEQSKALK; encoded by the exons ATGGCGGGGAGCCGGTTGCAGACGGTGGGGAGCGTTTTCTCGCG GACTCGGGACCTGATTCGGGCTGGGGTGTTGAAGGAGAAGCCCCTCTGGTTTGACATATATAACGCTTTTCCTCCACTGAGAGAGCCGGTCTTCCGAAGGCCCCGCCTGAGATACGGCAAAGCCAAAGCTGCCATCCAGGACATCTTGTACCCCGAGGATCGGATTAGAGC GAAATTTTATTCGGCCTATGGATCTGGTCAGAAAGCTTTTGATCTGTTCAATCCAAACTTCAAGTCTACCTGTCAACA GTTTGTGGAGAAGTACGTTGAGCTACAGAAGCTTGGAGAAACAGACGAAGAGAAATTATTTGTGGAAACAGGAAAGGCTTTATTGGCAGAAGGTGTCATTTTAAGACGAGTAGGAGAAGCAAGGACT CAAAAGGCAGGTAGTCACGTTTCCTGGGAATCTGAACCTCCGGATGTGAAATCCCAAACAGTGTTGGAAAACAACAAGCCTCTGCCAGAAGCTCTACAGGGCCAGCATATGGAGCCGTCGGAGGAACAGTCGAAAG CACTCAAATGA
- the MRPS23 gene encoding 28S ribosomal protein S23, mitochondrial isoform X1 has translation MAGSRLQTVGSVFSRTRDLIRAGVLKEKPLWFDIYNAFPPLREPVFRRPRLRYGKAKAAIQDILYPEDRIRAKFYSAYGSGQKAFDLFNPNFKSTCQQFVEKYVELQKLGETDEEKLFVETGKALLAEGVILRRVGEARTQKAGSHVSWESEPPDVKSQTVLENNKPLPEALQGQHMEPSEEQSKGLSPP, from the exons ATGGCGGGGAGCCGGTTGCAGACGGTGGGGAGCGTTTTCTCGCG GACTCGGGACCTGATTCGGGCTGGGGTGTTGAAGGAGAAGCCCCTCTGGTTTGACATATATAACGCTTTTCCTCCACTGAGAGAGCCGGTCTTCCGAAGGCCCCGCCTGAGATACGGCAAAGCCAAAGCTGCCATCCAGGACATCTTGTACCCCGAGGATCGGATTAGAGC GAAATTTTATTCGGCCTATGGATCTGGTCAGAAAGCTTTTGATCTGTTCAATCCAAACTTCAAGTCTACCTGTCAACA GTTTGTGGAGAAGTACGTTGAGCTACAGAAGCTTGGAGAAACAGACGAAGAGAAATTATTTGTGGAAACAGGAAAGGCTTTATTGGCAGAAGGTGTCATTTTAAGACGAGTAGGAGAAGCAAGGACT CAAAAGGCAGGTAGTCACGTTTCCTGGGAATCTGAACCTCCGGATGTGAAATCCCAAACAGTGTTGGAAAACAACAAGCCTCTGCCAGAAGCTCTACAGGGCCAGCATATGGAGCCGTCGGAGGAACAGTCGAAAGGTCTCTCACCTCCCTGA